Part of the Methanobacterium aggregans genome, TGTAAAATCGTCACGTCAGATCATTGTAATACTTTTAAAATCTGTATTAAGATGTTAATTATGAAAAAAAATGATGAATAACGTGATGATTTGAATCTCCTGATTTAATAATTAAATACTCAATTTTAGAACAGAATAATCAATCAGAAAGTTCTTAAACTTCCATCAAACTTCTGATTTACAATTAAAAAAAAGCTATGGTTTACAAATTCAAAGCTATGGTTTATTAATTCAGGGTTTTATAAATTCAGATGATTTATAAACAAATCCTGACTACTTCATTGCACCTGTTTAGTTCTTACATTTATTATACTGATTTTTTTTATAACTGAAATTCCTGTGGATTAACACAGAATAAATCCTTTAAATACATCCATTAATATAGTATTTATTAAAATATTTATTAAAAAATACACTGTTTTATCAAAAACCAATTCATTGATTAGTTGTCAAAAAAAATTTGGATGTACTACCATGAAAGCTATAAGAAATATGGTATGCCTGGTTGACGGAGAGCACTACCTTCCCGTCACAAAATCTGCACTGGACACCCTGGACAGCCTTGAACACAACGAAGTTGTTGCAGTTGTTTTTATAGGAGGTACAGAGAAGTTAAGGGAAGACTCTGAGGAGGGTGTTGTTGAAAAACTTGGAAGACCTGTTCACTTCGGTGATGACCCTCATAAAATACCCTACAACACAATAGTTGATGTTGTAAGGGACTACGATGCTGATGTGGTCATGGATCTGAGTGATGAACCCATAGTGGATTACTCAAAAAGGTTCAAAATTGCGTCGCTTGTTCTTGATATAGGTGTCCCATATGAAGGCCCTGATTTCAAGTTCTACCCCATTTCCGAGCATGATGTGCTGAAAAAACCATCCCTCAAGATCCTTGGAACTGGTAAGCGAATTGGTAAAACTGCAGTATCTGCATATGCAGCCAGACTCATACACAAAGAGAAGTACAACCCATGTGTGGTTGCAATGGGACGTGGAGGGCCTGAAGAACCTGAAATAGTTCATGGAGATAAGATCAAAATAACACCAGAGTACCTCATGGAACAGTCAGATAAGGGAGTTCACGCAGCATCAGATCACTGGGAAGATGCATTGATGAGCCGTATCTTAACCATAGGCTGTAGAAGATGTGGTGGTGGAATGGTTGGAGATGTTTTTATAACCAACATGAAGAAGGGAGCTCAGCTTGCAAATGAGGTGGATGCTGACTTCGTTATAATGGAGGGAAGTGGTGCAGCCATACCTCCAATAAAAACTGACAAACACATCGTCCTTGTGGGTGCTAACCAGCCCATCATAAACATTGAACTATTCTTCGGACCCTACAGAATTAAAAAGG contains:
- a CDS encoding cyclic 2,3-diphosphoglycerate synthase, which translates into the protein MKAIRNMVCLVDGEHYLPVTKSALDTLDSLEHNEVVAVVFIGGTEKLREDSEEGVVEKLGRPVHFGDDPHKIPYNTIVDVVRDYDADVVMDLSDEPIVDYSKRFKIASLVLDIGVPYEGPDFKFYPISEHDVLKKPSLKILGTGKRIGKTAVSAYAARLIHKEKYNPCVVAMGRGGPEEPEIVHGDKIKITPEYLMEQSDKGVHAASDHWEDALMSRILTIGCRRCGGGMVGDVFITNMKKGAQLANEVDADFVIMEGSGAAIPPIKTDKHIVLVGANQPIINIELFFGPYRIKKADLAVITMCEEPMASPEKVKRIEEYIKDINPNATVISTVFRPKPLEDISGKNVLFATTAPDSIKDVLIKHLEDKYSCRVVGTTPHLSNRPLLQKDIERYIDEADVMLTELKAAAVDVATKDALKAGLEVVYCDNIPQVIDGEGENLSDAIINVVDSAIEHFNEKE